The Dreissena polymorpha isolate Duluth1 chromosome 9, UMN_Dpol_1.0, whole genome shotgun sequence genome contains the following window.
aaatactaaacaaactattctatcttttattaaatatttaatgtttgccTGCCATATATTTTTccattttataaacattaagtttaatATTTCTTTTCATAAATATGAAAATTGCATGTTTTAGGTCAGATTCCTTTGACAAAACCTGGGTCTGCATCTAATCCATTGATGCAGTCCAGTGTGGTTGCTAAGCAGCAAGTCCATTGGTGTGCCCCCAAGCACTGCCTCCAGTCTAGTGTGGTTGATAGACCAGTTGTCATGCCAACCCAGCCTGCACTGCAGTCATCTGTGAGTGCCTGGACCACCCCTGTCCAGAGGATTATACCTGGCCCTTCACCGGTTGCCAGATGGGGCCCCAGCTCTTACCCACAACCCTCTGGAAGGTGTACGGTTGCTAGGAAATGGCCACTGGAGGAAAATGAGAATGAGGCTGCTCCAGCAGCCAAGATTCACATTAACAAGAACCACCCAAGGTTCAGACACTTGTTCCAGTAAACAAGTATGGGTGGAGGATAAGTAtggtttttattatttacaaaaaaagaaaaatgaagcACATGCTTCAccaaaaaaagtacaaaaaatatatatgaagcaACGCTTCgccaaaaaaagtaaaaaaaacacaaaaatacaaaaaaaaagatgTAGTGTAGGTTTTGTAGTGTAGTTATGTAGTTATCCTATAAAAACTGTATTGTAAAGTAGTTTACTGTTTGTTTCATGTTCCTTCTTTGTTCAACCATGCACAGCATGTTCATGGTTAGCTATTGGGATACCGTGATTTCTGTATGTGGTTGCATCAATGTATCTGTAGATTGTTTTCCGTCTTTTTCTCATAAACctccaaatttgatagaaattcAGAGATATGTTGCTCAGGTGGGAAATTTTCAATGAGTTCCAATCAAGTGCCTATTATGGTTACCAGAGCACCAATAGATACaacatttaaagaaacaaatCTCCCCTGTAACTACTAGCTTGATTTTTATTAAGATATTGTTATGATATTTTGTATGTTGTATGCTGGTATCTTACATGCAGACCGGGATTAGCATTTCCTTTGGGACCATTTGGATtcaggtcaaagtcactgttacttaaaataaaaaaataagttttctgCTTTAGTTTGTATGGAAGAACAAGGCAGAAAATTTATATGTAGCTTACATGTAGACCATGTTTGGGAttgaacaattttttaattaaatttaaatattgaaaacgtGGTTTTGTGTCATTGCCATGTTTCTTGTTAATATAGACTATTGGCACTCTCACATTCGTCCAACCAGAGCTTTGTTGCTCAGTATTTTT
Protein-coding sequences here:
- the LOC127844105 gene encoding uncharacterized protein LOC127844105 isoform X7, whose product is MERQLESWASEKPEDFVPVTPKLRGNSDKGLEQVTLSLIKKPQPVSMVTADRLSSPVATPKPSFCGQVKPSQLENHVPAGLPELWGCYVSAAMQRQMDQWEREASSSQIPLTKPGSASNPLMQSSVVAKQQVHWCAPKHCLQSSVVDRPVVMPTQPALQSSVSAWTTPVQRIIPGPSPVARWGPSSYPQPSGRCTVARKWPLEENENEAAPAAKIHINKNHPRFRHLFQ
- the LOC127844105 gene encoding uncharacterized protein LOC127844105 isoform X8; translated protein: MKVTAVWLNQLWRQGAMSPKRHQICGELSLEQVTLSLIKKPQPVSMVTADRLSSPVATPKPSFCGQVKPSQLENHVPAGLPELWGCYVSAAMQRQMDQWEREASSSQIPLTKPGSASNPLMQSSVVAKQQVHWCAPKHCLQSSVVDRPVVMPTQPALQSSVSAWTTPVQRIIPGPSPVARWGPSSYPQPSGRCTVARKWPLEENENEAAPAAKIHINKNHPRFRHLFQ